CTGAGACGCTACCTACAGCATCAAAGTGCTAAGTGtgcacctcagggcctttgcactgactACCCCaatgcagggctggctccttcttgctTCAATTCCAGTGTCCCCTGCAGACATTCTCTGACACCATTGTCTAAAGGGCCTCTCCCATTAAAAATCCTGTCCTCTGCTATTTCCCTTCATAGCATCTGTCACATCTGGGATCATCCTGTCTATGGTTTATTTAGCTCTTTACAGTCTGTCTCGCCCTCTATATCGTGGGCCCAGTTTAGAGGTGAAGGAGTATAGGAGAGTTAACAAGCAAAGTGCCCCACGCAGCTGCTCCACCACAAAATGATGACTTGCTTAGTCAACAAACACAGAATGTGGCACCACGTCTGGGCCTAGCTCCGCGCCAGGTTTTGGGCATGTGGCTGCCACCTCACGAAGCTTATATCCTCTGCTGAGATTCTGGGGGCGCCATCAGCTCCCCCCAGGGATCCAGGAGGCTGGCGCTGGACTCCACTCTGCCCCGGCGGCCAGGCTCTGGGAGGACAACTTGGCCCTGTCACACCCACCTGTGGGGTTCCAGCCccccttgccccacccccacctgtgAGCAGCACCTGCCCACTCAGACCACCTCGACCTCAGcctgggctgctgtggggagaGCCTGGGAGAGTGAGCCCCCCTCAAAGGGGCCAAGAGGCCGGGAGGCAGCATACTCCGCAGACACCAGGGCCCTCAGCTCCCACCGAGCTGGGACCCAGGCTTCAGCGACAGCTCTCAACTGACGGAAGACCCTGCCCCTGAGATACCCACTTCACAGGGCAGGAAAGCTGGGCCCCAAGTGAGGACCAGTTCATGTGGGGCAACCCAGACACTGGTGGTGCACAGTGACAGCCCTGGGCCCGGGGAGGGGCGCTGTCTTTCCATTTcacagctttactgagatgtaaCTGACATACGATAAACTGCACATATTCCAAGTCGACAACTCGGGTAAGTTTTAGCATATGTATATACCAGGAactcatcaccacaatcaagataacgAACATATCCATCGCCTAAAAGTTTCCCTGGGGGTACGTTTTCTTGAGGGTCCCAGGAAAGTCGATCCTTGTCAGCAGTCTGGGGAGGAACGGCCCAGAGGCTGCAGTTTCCTGGATGGCCACTAGGGGCGCTCTGTGTCTCTCAAAACTGTCCCATCAGGCATGTGCTCGCCCCATAAAGACTCGGGGTCCAGGATGCTCCAGCGCCAGGATGCAGAAAGCAGACGCACACCCTTACTGTTAATATGGTTGTCAGCGCCCACTTTGTTAGTGACATGAGTAATGCTGGACCAGTTGCTGCCTTGGAGCCAGGCATCACGTGTGCTCTTTAACCCACCCTCTCAACTCCCCCGACAAACCTGCGAGGCTGGCCAAAGTCAGTTAGCGGAGCTGAGCTGGCCCGCCTGGGAGGAGGCAgcgctgggatccaaacccttgtCGCCTGCCTCCAGGCCCACTCAGACTCAGGCAGATCctggccggctctgtggcccccAGCACGGCCCACGTGTGAGCCAGGAAGCAGAGGGGGCCGTCTGCCTGTCCCATTAGAGTGGGGAGCCCTTGGGAGGGGTGCCAGCAGCCAAGCCTAGCTCGCCTAAAACCCTCCCATCAAGCCCTCAGCTGCCGGCCCTGCATCACATGGTCACCGACAACCTCTTCCCACCACTGCCCATCCCCACTCCCCTGCCCTAGTCCAGCTGTTCTCCACCGGGCAGCACAGTGGCACCACCCAGGGAGCTTAAGAAAACACCAAGCAAAGCCTGGGGGCCCCAGCACAGTCCCAGAACCACCCACCATCCTCATCACCTGACTACCTCCAATTTGTGCACCTGGAggtcacctcctcctccagggagccttccagGAACCCCCCACTGAGCCAGatgcccctccccaggctcccacAGCATCTCAGCTCCTGTGTCAGCCAGGCTCTGCTGCAGTCACCCCATGCCCACAGGCTGCGCCACAGTAGGTGCAACCCTCTCGCCCACAGAGGCCGCGTCTTACACGCCTTGGGCAAGATGGTCTGTCACACCGATAACAAGGCTGCTGCAGGGCAAATGCAGCCACAGAAGACACCACGGGAATGCACATGGCTGGGTGCCAATAACTCTGCTTACAACAGGCAGCCGGGTCCTGGTCTGTACCTTGAGGAGTCCTGACCCACCTTCAACTCCAGACTCCAAGCTACGTGCCTGCTTGACAGCGCCACGCGGCCAGATGCCACTCCTGACTCTTCCCCCAGGCTCCTCAGTGAACGGGACTGCCACCCACCAAGCTTTGCAGGCTAAACATCAGGTACTTATAAATGTTTACTGGAAGAATGGAAGAGCGGGACACTGCTTAGGACCCAGCCTGACACAAGGGGCCCCAAGAGAGTTCTGAGTCCCCCAGAGGCCACAGCAATGAGCCCTGGGGGAGCAGGAGACCCACTCGAGGGCTGATTTGGAGGCAGAGAGGATGAAGTGTTGCCCCATGCAAGGCCCTGGCCGAGCCTCCAGCACGATCCGTGCCCGCCCAGGCTGAGCAGGCCTCACACACGAACCCCCGTCTTCCGAGGGAGCCGCGCGTGAAGTGGCTGTCACGGTCCAAGATGCGTTATCTTTTGGGGGAATAATTAAAGGCTGTGAAAGGGATTCAATTAAAAGCATGTGTTGTCTATCCAAACTGGTCCCTGAAAACAAAGCTCGGGGACCCAGGGACAGCCCAGAAAGGGCAGGAGGCTTCCTGGGTGGGGCCCGGCTGCACCTGTCCACTGCTCACAGGTGCCCAGGTGGAAGTGCACCTGCCTTTACAGGTAACACTCCCCTCACCTGCCTGCTCAGGACAAGCCCCTGGAGACCCACAGTCTGTGCCACTGCAGTGGCTGGATTGTCACCGTCGTGACCATCATGAAGTATGTCCTGGCTTCCCAGGGAGGGGCACCAGGCAGGGAAGTGACATCCGAGGGCCACAGGGCTTACCTGCATGTGAGTCCCACCCTCAGAGAGGTGAGAAAACAGACTCCTAGGGGGTCACCCTGAAAACCATGGCAGAACAGCCAtgccggggggagggggggtggcgGGGGCCAGCTGCAGGCAGACAGCTGCCGGGTCTGGGTCTCTCTGGGAGGTCACGGGGCCCCCAGACTCCTCAGACATACCCTGTCTGGCAGGGGGTTCCCAAGGGAGCCACCACACTTACTTCAGGCCTAAGAAAGCTCCTGTTTACCCAGCCGGGCATCCCCAGGGCCTGTGCGGGTAGCTGGGTGatggtggggcaggggtgggggggggggcggcttTCTTTTAGCCTCAGGTGTCCAGGAGGCAAGGCCCGAGTCCTGAcctccccagggctgcctccCCCTCACACCAGAACCCCTGCCATTTCTCCAGCACCCTCCCACGACCACACAGGCAGGAGAAGGGCTAGCTCCACCCACTTTTCAGACGCACACACTGAGGCCAAGGGACGAGATGACCCCTCTGGAACCCGCACTAGTGGGCTGGTGTCTTCTCGTTTGTCCAAAGTGCCCTCGATTGGCCCAGCATCCGAGGGAGGAAGAAACAGGCCCGAACACTTCAAACTGCCATTTAAAAGCAGGCCAACATTCCCACTCTTTGAGCCCGATTCTCCTCCGTGGATGGGGTTCCCGGCCGCTGACGGGGGGACTCTGAGGCAGCCGTGGCAGGCAGAGTGCAGCGCAGGGCAGCAGCGGCCCCGGGGCTGGGTGACACGCAGGGAGCCGGCTGTCGAAGTGGCCAGTCCCGCAGAGCAGCAGTGCCCAGCGCCCTGGGACACACACAGGGCCTCAGGTTTGGGGCAGCCCATGTTCCCCTCAGAGGGACCAGAGCAGATGCTCTTGGTCCTAGCAACCTGGTGACACACGGAGACTGAGGCCTGATGGCAGGGAGAGGCCCAAACCTGCCTGGGCCGGGCCTGCCAGCCTGACCTGGCTCAGCCCCGCAGACTCTGGGCACCGCCACCAACCCCAGGCCCCGCAGAACCAAGCCCACACCCAGCACCGCCTCCTTATTCCGTCACTGTCCTCCTGGTGGCCAGCAAACATGGCTCAGAGGCGCTCCGTCCCACGGCCCCGGGCCACCTGCTATCAGACAGCACTCTTGTCCCAGGTTAAGTCACACATCGCAGGCTTGGAGACAGAGAGCGTACAGAGAGGGACCGTGTACTCCCCTCAGTCCATCTGTGGAACAGCCAACACGGGGCAGAGCTCAGCCCCGAAGGCAGAGGGGGACACAGGGGACCTGGGCAGGCTTCCGCCCCCCAGGAGCTGCTCCAGCTCCGATGTGTGGACTCTGGAGGGGACATTCCGGGATTTCCAGACGCCCAAAGGGGCTCACGATTCTACTAACATATCAAAACGCAGTGTTACCATTAACAGCAGGCACAGCACTGGAAGGTCCCCCCCACCCTCCCGGCATCGCCCCCGTCCCGCAACCTCACGCCAGCCTTCAGAGGGGCCTCAGAGCCTCACCCCGATGGGTCCAGCTGAACAAGCCACCCTGGGAGTTTCGGTGACCGCCCTTCAGCATCCTTCAGAGCCTCAGCATCATCTGATTTAGGTACTCTCGTGTGTCTAGACGCAGCCCAGCAGGCAGCCACCCCATGGGACCTGCTCACAGCCACGCCCTCAGTGCCTGGCGGGCTCTAGGCACGCAGAGGGCGCTCAGGAGCTATCTgtccagtgaatgaatgaaagggcGGGCGGGCGGGTGGGTGGATAAAAAGTGAATGGAAGCGCCTGCAGTTCCGCAGGATCGTCAGCCCTGTGACGCAATGAATGGGGACGGAAGTCCCGCTTCGTGGATCGGGGACGCGTCCAAGGGCACGGGGCCAGCAccgtggagctgggattcaaccCAAGCCCAGGAAGGGCCTTTTTCCGAGTGACCTGTTGCCTCCAAGGCGCTGAGTCCCTGGCGCAGATGCCCGTAGGGTGTTGGCGTGGGAAAAGGCCACCTCCCTTCTGTCTGGGTCGCAGCTGCAGGACTGAGGCCACCTTTCCCATCAGGCCTCTGCCTGGACCCAGAACGGCCTCCCCACCGCCCGTCCAGCGCCCCCCTGCGGCCACCGACTGTCTGCCTGCTCTCAGTCTCGCCCCCCCAGGTCCTGTGAGGAGCCCGCCCGGGACACAGGGTGCGAGCACTCACCGAGGACAGGGCGtctgctctcctcctgccctggctGTGCCGGCCCATGAAGGAGCGCGCCGACAGCTTGTAGTGGCTCAGCAGGCACGtgatcaccaccaccatcaccatcaccaccaccacgaTGATGGTGATCTCCACGAACTCCAGCTCCGCTGTAAGACGGGGGCACATGAGATGCGGGGGGCCCAGCCCTCAGAGCGTTCCCCCAGCCCAATGCAACTCCAGCCCGACACCCCCCCGACACAGTCACACCCCCGGACACAGCCAcacaccccaacacacacccTGACACACACCCCAACGCACCTCCACACCCCCAACACACATGAGCCcgaacacacacaccccccccaacAAACAGAGACAACACACAAACATATGCACACTGCACATacctgcacacatacacatgtatcacacacacaccacactcacGAACATGCACCACCCtcgacaggacaggacaggacaggacaggagtGTGTGAGGAACCCCCTGCCCCCGGTAACGAGGCCTCAGAAAAGCCGCAGTCCAGGTGCCTGCAGACGCTGcgattctcatttcctttttttggtttggttttgtttttcccctcGAAGGCGGAAAAACCCTCAAGTACTGGAAAAGGAAGACGGTTATTTTGATTCTGCTGGAGCCGGGGCGCTTTCTGCTGACTCAGGTGGGTGCGAGGCGGCCGGCAGCTGGCCGCGGTCGGtgccagcagagcagagcccccagCAGCGGGCCAGCCGCCAGTGCCATCCTGCAGGCCCTGTGCGGGGACACGGcacaggggctgaggggaggcgGCTGGCAGCGTGGGGGCGAAggcccagcctcccccaccaAGGCCCCACGGGGCACACCACCACGCCCCCCCGCCCGGCATGGAGGGCGGCAGGAAGGCTCCCCGAGGCATGCAAGCCGCCAAGGGCTCCCCAGGCGGGTTCAAGCTCAGAGCCGCTGACCCAGCTCCTCCCCCTCCAGACAGACATGGAGCTGGAACAGCGGGCAGAGAGACTGCAGAGTGCCAGGCAGTGTTGGGGGCGCCGTGTCACGGGCTCTGGCCCATCGTGCTGGGCCCAGACAGCTCCAAACCAGTGACGGCCAACCCCTCCAGCCACCCGCCTGTTCCCTGAGGCTTCAGCAGGACAGCCATGCGTCCCATGCGCACGTTTCTGTCGGCACAGCTGCAGAAGCCTCTCCACTCGGACGCCCCCTCCACATTCTTCCAGAAGCCCCACCAGGCTCCCCAGACGCCCACCTTCTCACGCCGTGCCACACAGCTGCCAACGGGGCAGCGTCACCTATGGCCTTCGTAAGCCGGGCGAGTCTGCCCCCAGGGAACACGTGGCAATGTCTGGGACATGAGAGGCTGTCGCAACCACGGGTGCTCCTGGCGTCGAGAAGGCGGGGACTTGGGTGCTGCTCAACACCACAGGGCACAGGACACCCCACAGCAGAGGGCGACGCATGCATACCGGGCGCCTTTACCATCCCATCTCACAGGCGAGGAGACTGCGGCCCAGAGGTCAGGTGACAGCCTTCGTGCAGCCCAAGAGCCCAAAGCTGGTGGCTCCTCGCACTTGACCATCCGCTGGAGGTCGGCCTCTGCGCCCGGGAATCAATCTGGAGCCTGGACCTTGGCTCTGGCCCCTGGCTGACAGTACTTCCCCATCTCGTCCTGGAGGGGCCcggagggaggaggaagcagccagGGTCAATGGTGAGACTTTCTCAAGCCCCATGAAGGCCAGGGCCCGGCGGGAAATCAGGCAAACCTTGAATGGCCCACGGGTCACCCTCACTTTCCAGCCGGAAGGGCAGGCTGGGCCTGGGTCGGGCAAGGCCAGGCCTCTGACCCAGTAATGGTGGCtacacctcctgcctccccagacAGGCTGGTCCAGGGCCTGGGCAGCCTGGCCTGATTCCACAGGGCCCAGATCCCATCTTTAGGGCCCGGGAGAAAGCCGCCTTCAGGGGACACACAGGCCCGCTTTGTGCAGCACCCACTCACCCGCCCTCCAGAGGGGCCGCATGTCCCCTCCCCAACTTCATGCACTCTTCACCCCAGTGGGGACCTTGGCGGTGGCCACCCTCGGCCCTTCCCCCTGCTGACCCAAGGGCCCTGCCTACGCCgggcctggaggaagggaggtgTGTGGCTgcctttgtccctttcccagacCCTGGTGGCCTGCAGGACCCAGGCCAGGCCGCTGCCCTCCTCCTGTGTGTGGGGCCCAGGAGACAACAGTGAGACCGTGGCTGAGGCAGCAGGGCTAGTGGGGGCCAAAAGGGGCCAAGGGGTGAGGCCCCAGTGGGCCGAGGGGGTGTGAACAGACCCTCCGtggctctcccagcctccccaagAAGGGCGGAAAGGGCAAGAGGATCTGATTCCTGGGGGCCGGTGACCAGAGCGTAAGAATTGCTCCCAGAAATGAGCACAGGCTCCTGAAAGCACAATGTGCCACCCTGGTCCCTGGGCCACAAGCCCCTTATGGCACAGACCCAGGAATCCACAcgggaaggggaaagaaaaactcTCCGAAAGAGAAACGACAGCTGACTTCTGGGCTACACCCTGGAAGTCAGGGGCCTGGGTTCCAGGCCCAGCGGAGGAGGGAGGGTCCCGAGGGTTCCCCAGACTCCGCTGAGGCACCATCAGGACCCCCACCTGGCTCCGTGCGACCCTGGACTCCATCTCTGAGTCCATCCCCGTTTCCCTTGTAAAGGGGGAGATGAAAGACACCTGCCTGCAGAGCAGTGAGCAGGCGGTGGGTTCAGCACTTGGGGAGCGCCCCCTTAAGGTGACCATGATTAATGGGGGCTCAGCTGCACCCCAGCTACAGCAAAACTACGATGACAGCCCAAACCCATAAGCCCGAAGAAAGCAGGACCATGCTGAATACTCCAGACACACCCAGGCGCAGAGGCACAGCGGGGCGGGCACtgtggggaggcggggaggccCCGAGCGAGCTCCTGACCCAGAAAGCAGAGGACACCCTGGGCCAAGGAGGTCCTGAGATCTCCACTCAGACCTCAGAGCGACCCCCACGCCGTGGGAAGGGCGGCTGCATAAGCATCGATGCTCTGCTTCCCCCACCAGCAGTATCGGGTACTCAGACGCGCCCAGTGAGGACTGCCCAGGCTGTGGTGTGTCCTGCCCAGGCAGCCCCAGCGCACTCTGACACTCAGGGTGCTCCTTCCAGGAGACACCACCCTCGGGGACAGAACCCTCCTCTCAGGAAGTGCACCatggaagcacctgctgggagAAGCGGCAAAGCGGAGGCCCGAGGACACCTGCATCCAGTCCCCGGGCCCCACTCAAAGGAACAGAGCTGTGGGCAGTCTCCCCCAGTGCACAGGCTTGCACTGTCCACGTGGGCCTGGCCCACTCCTCCGGGCATCATCCGCCCGCCCCTGTGGGCAGCCTGGCTTCAGCATCCGAGCCTCCGCTCCTCACTCCCGCTGCCCCCGCAGGCATTGTTAACCGAGCACGAGCTCCCTCCCCAGCAGGGCCACACAGCACTCAGTCAGACATGACCAGCTGAAGCCCCAGCAGGTCCGAGAGCACAGCACTCAAGGCAGGACAGCACCCCAGACCGGCCAGCCCAGTGCGGCCATACCACCGATCTCTCCAGAACCTAGAGACCATTTGTGAAGTTGCCTGGCCTTTACTGCTGGCAACGTATTCAACAGTTTTAGAAACACCGGGCAGGTCAAAGCCTACACAGCAGTTGGCTTCAGGACTTCCGGCATGGAGACAAGTCTGGGTCACTCAGCTGCTAACGGCAGAAGTGGAGCCACACcactcctgcctcagtttccgcaATTTGACAGACTTCCTGTTTACCTGGACATGAGGCCAAGTACCCAGCGTAGTACATGCAGGGGTGGGTCCTACCACTGTCTCCCACCTCGGGCCTCAAGTCTCCCATGACTGCAGGATTCCCAGCCAAAACCTGGTCACAGAcaaaggagggcagagagagggggtgggtgggcagTCCTTAGCCCCAGCTCACTGTACTCACGTAACTGTGGCGAGGACGCTGACAGCTACAACACAGGCACTGGCCCCTGCTTTGAGCCCACTGCCCCCAGTTCCCCAAGTCTGTGAGGTGGTGCCATCACCActgccattttgcagatgagcaaactgaggttcagagagaagCTGCTCAGATCATGCACCTCGAAAAAGCAGGGCTGGGTCCTGAACCCGGAGCCTCCCGTACGGAGGAGCTAAGGATGTGCAAACCCTCCCAGGTTCCCCAAAGCATCTGTTAGCCCCTGAGCACCCCGAGGATGCCTGGTCCTGCCTGCCTGCGTCTGCCAGCTGCCAGCCGAGTGACGCTGGGCACATTTACCTGTGAGCCCCAGGTACCACCTGGTGGGTGTGGAGATGAAATAACAGATGTAAGGAGCTCAGAATGGGACAGAAACAGCGGGTGTTCCACGGTCACCATTGTCACAATTCCCAACACccctttggggacaaaaagcacCCCCAAATCCATGCCGAAGCCTTGGAGATGCTGAGGTGGGCCGAGCTGTCCCTTGGCCCGGAGTGTGCTACTGGCCTCCACCCCAGGGCTGGGAGTTTGGGAAAAGATCAGTCCAAAAAGGTCACCCAGGGTGGCGGCTGCACCCAAGGCCATCAGGGATTTACTGGGACTGGTCCTTGCTCCGAGGACCCAGCTACGAGAACAGGAGCCTTTGGGAAAGAAACCTTGAATTTCCCTCATTTTGTTCCCGGCATCAAGTGTGCCCGCCATGGGGAGGGCGGGGGAGTGGCTCGCTAGTCTTCCTTGTAATTTCCCCCTTGGGTGGGCACGAGGCGGCGGGCTCTCGGGGTGAGCAAGCCCACCTTCCACAAGCACAGTAGGGTCACTCTAATTTAATTTAGCATCCCCTTTCCTCGTGAATAATTTCACATTAACAGGTCTATGCACCTCGCTGGAGTGACCTGACCCTCCATTGTCTCCTCCTCCGGAAAGACGCGGTCCCTTTGGGATGTGTGCACACgtctctgctcctttcccagACACAAGAGAGAGGGGCAGCACGCCATGCCCCCTAAACGCCAGGCACGGTCCGAGTCCCCACGAGCCtcatctcactgaatcctcactgTGAGTCACTCTGGGAAGTGGATTCGAACAGGATccccccacttcacagatgaggaaactgaggctgtgagGTGATATGACTGGCCAAAGGCCACGCAGCACGAGGGCCCTGACCCCCATGCCCCAGCTTTCAGGGCTGGGTTAGGCCGACTGCCCACACCCAAGGGTCCTGAGGACCACGGCCCCAGAATGTCAGAAACAGGGTGGGTTCCTGTGAGTGGGACTAGTTGCAGGCTGGATCCGGGCTGCCTGGAGCATCACCCACCACGCGGTCCATGCAGCCAGCCCTTGGGGCCAGTGGTACCCTCCTCCCCGCCTCCGTCACAGGACAGTCGGGAGGCAACCTCGTGCTGGGCATTTGTGGAGCTTTGGGCACTGCCTACCACATGGCATAAAGATTCCAACAGCTGCCAtctcctctgccctgccctgagTGCCAAGGGCCTGGCCAGGACAGGATCTCCTGCTCTTAATTCCCACAACCACCCCCACCTTGCAGCACTGGCCCCACCACACGCGAGGAGCCGAGTCAGAGAGCAGGCCTGCGTCTGCGGCTTCCAGGCTGAGGCGCTTTACTTCCCCCCGGCGGCTGGGGAAGCCAGGATGCTCCCTCAGAAtagggtttttaaaataaaataaagattaaataaaactgTGGCTTAAAGAGGAAGccaattatatcaaaataattatcAAACTCTCAACCAGATTTGTGATGTGGGAAGAACCGACAGGATTACCTTTGTGATTCTGGGATATCAGTGCATTAAACGTGACCTGGCAGATTTCAATGTGATCTGAAGTCTGTGGTTTCCACTGGTGGCCACATCGCAGGTGCCGCTGATGCCGCTGTGGTTTGGAGCCCGTGTTCCGCTCGCTCGGGTTAGTTAAGGCAAAGATGCAATTCTTTCGCATCCAAGTTTACGGCCCCTGGTTCTTGGTGATGGAGCCATGATCCCAACCTAAGCGTAGAGCCAGAGGCTTGGTTCCAACCCGGGTTCGGCTGCTTCCAGCTGtaagtggggagggggctggtgtGGAATGGGTTGTGTGTGTGAAGAACGTGCCCAGCCCCAGGTACTGGAAGCAGCCACGACTGTCCCTGAGGTTTCGGTTAATAACCAGCGCGCCGGCGCGGTGCTGgaactcctttctccctcctcagctGGAGAGCTGGGCCAGAGTCCACCTGGCTCCTGCCAGCCCAC
The Equus przewalskii isolate Varuska chromosome 21, EquPr2, whole genome shotgun sequence DNA segment above includes these coding regions:
- the PMEPA1 gene encoding protein TMEPAI isoform X1 — protein: MPRGAFLPPSMPGGGAWWCAPWGLGGGGWAFAPTLPAASPQPLCRVPAQGLQDGTGGWPAAGGSALLAPTAASCRPPRTHLSQQKAPRLQQNQNNRLPFPVLEGFSAFEGKNKTKPKKGNENRSVCRHLDCGFSEASLPGAGGSSHTPVLSCPVLSRVVHVPELEFVEITIIVVVVMVMVVVITCLLSHYKLSARSFMGRHSQGRRRADALSSEGCLWPSESTVSGSGIPEPQVYAPPRPADRLAVPPFAQRARFHRFQPTYPYLQHEIDLPPTISLSDGEEPPPYQGPCTLQLRDAEQQLELNRESVRAPPNRTIFDSDLMDSAMLGGPCPPSSNSGISATCYGGGGRMEGPPPTYSEVIGHYPGSSSFQHQQSSGPHSLLEGTRLHHAHIAPLESTAAWSKEKDKQKGHPL